A single region of the Malus sylvestris chromosome 8, drMalSylv7.2, whole genome shotgun sequence genome encodes:
- the LOC126633350 gene encoding uncharacterized protein LOC126633350 isoform X4 — MEWRPLKEIEANVQMQNPNDEAMFDEATMVDDDEVMGKSKATLQPKPSWFDDDDNCIGQNRNDEDQLRKKRNYCEVCCEEVEDHKSYNCPYFVLVPKGARVGEHYDIVCTECGEQVSEHEGELNVHYEGRAILKYYDWCRDYRSHWTEECESTPK; from the exons ATGGAGTGGCGTCCGTTGAAAGAGATCGAGGCGAACGTCCAGATGCAGAACCCTAATG ACGAAGCCATGTTCGACGAGGCAACCATGGTCGATGATG atgaAGTAATGGGCAAATCTAAAGCTACCCTCCAACCAAAACCAAGTTGGTTCGATGATGATGATAACTGCATTGGGCAGAATCGTAACG ATGAAGACCAACTGCGAAAAAAGCGTAATTACTGTGAAGTTTGTTGTGAGGAAGTTGAGGACCACAAGAGTTACAATTGCCCGTATTTTGTTTTGGTACCAAAGGGCGCTCGTGTTGGCGAACACTATGATATAGTTTGCACAGAATGTGGTGAGCAAGTTTCCGAGCACGAAGGTGAGCTTAATGTGCACTATGAAGGACGTGCTATTTTGAAGTACTATGATTGGTGTCGGGATTACCGTAGCCACTGGACTGAAGAATGCGAGTCCACGCCAAAATAG
- the LOC126631805 gene encoding uncharacterized protein LOC126631805 isoform X1 has protein sequence MLARSCRSLIRPTVADVRNNDEEIATQALKCLGFMIYHPSIVAEIAADDVKFVLDSLAKLITTTKMKSVCNLGVWCISIQQLSTPLLAAHFHSLLLAIVHAIDNPIGSLSTTFEAIQAVMKLATLLSENMREMSHIWAPPVYRRLLSSHKRERDMSERCLLNTRCTILPPPLNLSKVLTCSCHFLVV, from the exons ATGCTTGCGCGGAGCTGCCGGAGCCTCATCCGTCCGACCGTCGCCGATGTTCGGAACAATGACGAAGAAAT TGCAACTCAGGCATTGAAATGCTTGGGCTTTATGATATATCATCCGTCCATCGTCGCCGAAATCGCAG CGGATGATGTCAAATTTGTTTTAGATTCACTGGCAAAGCTCATTACAACCACGAAAATGAAG TCTGTTTGCAATTTAGGGGTGTGGTGCATATCTATCCAACAATTGAGTACACCACTTTTAGCTGCCCATTTCCATTCTCTTTTGCTTGCGATTGTTCATGCCATTGACAATCCTATCGGTTCTTTGTCGACTACTTTTGAGGCTATTCA GGCTGTTATGAAGTTAGCAACTTTGTTAAGTGAGAATATGAGAGAGATGTCGCATATATGGGCTCCTCCAGTATATAGAAGACTCCTTAGCTCTCATAAGAGGGAGAGGGATATGTCAGAGAGGTGTTTATTGAACACTAGGTGTACAATATTACCCCCTCCGCTAAATCTTTCCAAGGTACTCACTTGCTCATGTCATTTTCTTGTAGTATGA
- the LOC126631805 gene encoding uncharacterized protein LOC126631805 isoform X2, translated as MLARSCRSLIRPTVADVRNNDEEIATQALKCLGFMIYHPSIVAEIAADDVKFVLDSLAKLITTTKMKSVCNLGVWCISIQQLSTPLLAAHFHSLLLAIVHAIDNPIGSLSTTFEAIQLATLLSENMREMSHIWAPPVYRRLLSSHKRERDMSERCLLNTRCTILPPPLNLSKVLTCSCHFLVV; from the exons ATGCTTGCGCGGAGCTGCCGGAGCCTCATCCGTCCGACCGTCGCCGATGTTCGGAACAATGACGAAGAAAT TGCAACTCAGGCATTGAAATGCTTGGGCTTTATGATATATCATCCGTCCATCGTCGCCGAAATCGCAG CGGATGATGTCAAATTTGTTTTAGATTCACTGGCAAAGCTCATTACAACCACGAAAATGAAG TCTGTTTGCAATTTAGGGGTGTGGTGCATATCTATCCAACAATTGAGTACACCACTTTTAGCTGCCCATTTCCATTCTCTTTTGCTTGCGATTGTTCATGCCATTGACAATCCTATCGGTTCTTTGTCGACTACTTTTGAGGCTATTCAG TTAGCAACTTTGTTAAGTGAGAATATGAGAGAGATGTCGCATATATGGGCTCCTCCAGTATATAGAAGACTCCTTAGCTCTCATAAGAGGGAGAGGGATATGTCAGAGAGGTGTTTATTGAACACTAGGTGTACAATATTACCCCCTCCGCTAAATCTTTCCAAGGTACTCACTTGCTCATGTCATTTTCTTGTAGTATGA
- the LOC126631805 gene encoding uncharacterized protein LOC126631805 isoform X4, with amino-acid sequence MLARSCRSLIRPTVADVRNNDEEIATQALKCLGFMIYHPSIVAEIAADDVKFVLDSLAKLITTTKMKSVCNLGVWCISIQQLSTPLLAAHFHSLLLAIVHAIDNPIGSLSTTFEAIQQLC; translated from the exons ATGCTTGCGCGGAGCTGCCGGAGCCTCATCCGTCCGACCGTCGCCGATGTTCGGAACAATGACGAAGAAAT TGCAACTCAGGCATTGAAATGCTTGGGCTTTATGATATATCATCCGTCCATCGTCGCCGAAATCGCAG CGGATGATGTCAAATTTGTTTTAGATTCACTGGCAAAGCTCATTACAACCACGAAAATGAAG TCTGTTTGCAATTTAGGGGTGTGGTGCATATCTATCCAACAATTGAGTACACCACTTTTAGCTGCCCATTTCCATTCTCTTTTGCTTGCGATTGTTCATGCCATTGACAATCCTATCGGTTCTTTGTCGACTACTTTTGAGGCTATTCAG CAACTTTGTTAA
- the LOC126631805 gene encoding uncharacterized protein LOC126631805 isoform X3: protein MIYHPSIVAEIAADDVKFVLDSLAKLITTTKMKSVCNLGVWCISIQQLSTPLLAAHFHSLLLAIVHAIDNPIGSLSTTFEAIQAVMKLATLLSENMREMSHIWAPPVYRRLLSSHKRERDMSERCLLNTRCTILPPPLNLSKVLTCSCHFLVV, encoded by the exons ATGATATATCATCCGTCCATCGTCGCCGAAATCGCAG CGGATGATGTCAAATTTGTTTTAGATTCACTGGCAAAGCTCATTACAACCACGAAAATGAAG TCTGTTTGCAATTTAGGGGTGTGGTGCATATCTATCCAACAATTGAGTACACCACTTTTAGCTGCCCATTTCCATTCTCTTTTGCTTGCGATTGTTCATGCCATTGACAATCCTATCGGTTCTTTGTCGACTACTTTTGAGGCTATTCA GGCTGTTATGAAGTTAGCAACTTTGTTAAGTGAGAATATGAGAGAGATGTCGCATATATGGGCTCCTCCAGTATATAGAAGACTCCTTAGCTCTCATAAGAGGGAGAGGGATATGTCAGAGAGGTGTTTATTGAACACTAGGTGTACAATATTACCCCCTCCGCTAAATCTTTCCAAGGTACTCACTTGCTCATGTCATTTTCTTGTAGTATGA
- the LOC126631349 gene encoding uncharacterized protein LOC126631349 gives MSKLRGQGYDGASNMKGELNGLRTKILNKRPQAFYVYCFAHQLQLALIAIAKGIEGVTIFFNNASILVNTIGSSYYNLENDDFGDLLDDVQKFCEEHDIVIPNIEDLHFVPGKSRRKAPRLTNFHNYRVDLYFQVLDTQLKELNDCIDEVNTELLLCMACLNPVNNFASFDKAKIVRLAQLYPQDFDGMDLINLPIQLDNYIHDMKMHSEFSSLRGIGDLTKELVKIGRYCF, from the exons ATGTCCAAGTTACGGGGACAAGGCTATGATGGAGCTAGTAATATGAAAGGTGAGCTAAATGGCCTTAGAACAAAGATTTTGAACAAGCGTCCTCAAGCATTTTATGTTTATTGTTTTGCACACCAACTGCAACTAGCTCTTATAGCCATTGCAAAGGGAATTGAGGGTGTCACCATTTTCTTCAACAATGCTAGTATCTTGGTCAATACTATTGGATCATCGT ACTACAATCTTGAGAACGATGATTTTGGGGACTTGCTTGATGATGTACAAAAGTTTTGTGAAGAACATGATATTGTCATTCCTAACATTGAGGATTTGCATTTTGTACCCGGAAAATCAAGGCGTAAAGCTCCAAGACTTACAAACTTCCATAACTATCGTGTGGACCtctattttcaagtccttgATACGCAATTAAAGGAATTGAATGATTGCATTGATGAGGTAAACACCGAATTGCTTCTTTGTATGGCATGTTTGAATCCAgtgaataattttgcatctttcGACAAAGCAAAAATTGTTCGTCTAGCCCAACTTTATCCTCAAGATTTTGATGGTATGGACCTCATAAATCTTCCCATTCAACTTGACAATTACATTCATGATATGAAGATGCATAGTGAGTTTTCATCATTGAGAGGAATTGGTGATCTTACAAAGGAGTTGGTGAAGATCGGAAG ATATTGTTTCTAA